The region CTACGAGGCCTGCCTGAGTGGCGATGATGCGTTTCGCCGGGAACGGTTCTTGAAGACGGGGAAGGGTAAACGCTTCTTGCGCAACCGCCTCGCGTCGTTCCTGGCCAGATTTAGTACCAACAAGTTGGAACGGCACTAGGACCCGGGCTTGACGCGCGACTCCGACATGCACATCATGGAGCCGCCCGACCTTTTCGAGCGCTATCTCGTGATCTGGGACAACCGCGCCGGGAGCCGCCGCGTGGCGCGCTGAACGAGCGGCCCCTCACGGTGCGGCACTTGTGCTACACTGTCGCTCGTCATGCCTGCCAAGAACCCCAGAGTCAACGTGGTCCTCGAGCGGCCTGTGTACGTGACGCTGGCCCGCTTGGCGCGGCGGGACGGCACGTCGCTGTCCGTCAAGGCGCGTGATCTGCTGCGAGAGGCGCTGGAGAGCCACGAAGATCTCGTGCTGGCGAGTCTGGCGGAGTCACGGGAGAGGACCTTTGATCGGTCCCGAAGCCTGTCCCATCGCGAGGTCTGGAAGGCCGTCAGGAAGCGCCGGAGGCGCTGAGTGGCCTACCTCCTCCGCTACCACCCGGCGGTGGCCGAGGAGGATGTTCCTGGAATACCGCGCAATCTCCAAGCCCGGGTCGCACGCGCCCTCGAGTCCCGGCTCACCACCGCGCCGTGGCAGTATGGAGTCCCACTCCGGGGCTCTCTCAAGGGCTACTGGAAACTTCGAGCCGGGGACTACCGCGTCGTGTTCAAGGTCGTGGCCAGAGAGGTCTGGATCTTGACGATCCTGCACCGGAAAAGGGTGTACGAGAAGGCGGCCTCCCGGATCTCCTGGCGTCCCGGCGCCGGTTGATCCGGGTTTCGCTTGCTGAGCGGCCCGGGCTCGGTTACGGTCAACCGCGTGGCGAGGGCTCCCTCAGGAGAAGCGTCCTCAGGCCAGCCCTTGGGAGAGCTGAGGAGCCCGCCATGACCGCGCCCGTTCGTGTTCACCTGCGGGTCCCCGGGACCGCCCCGATGGCCGAGCTGATGGCGCTCGTCCAGCGCATCGAAGCCGCCGGCTTCGACGGCATCGGGATCCTCGACAGCCAGCTGCTGTGCCGCGATACGTTCGTCACCCTCGGACAGGTGGCCACCCACACGTCCCGGCTGGCGCTGTTCCCCGCGGTCACGAATCCCTTCACACGGCACGCGTCGGTGCTGGCCGGCGGGATCCAGACCGTCGAGGAGCTCGCCCCGGGCCGCGTGAAGTTCGTCATCGGCACCGGCTACACCTCCGCGAGCACCATCGGGCGCGCGCCGGCCACGCTGGCCGAGATGCGCACCTGCATCGCCACGGTGAAGGCGCTGCTCGCCGGCGACGCCGTGGATTTCAACGGCACCCCCGGGCGGCTGGCCTACGCCTCGGGGCGACCCATCCCGGTGCTGATGGCGGCGTCGGGACCACAGGCCATCGAGGTCGCCGGCGAGGTCGCCGACGGCGTGCTCCTGCTGGTGGGGTTCAACCCGGGCATCGTGGAGAGGGCCCTCGCGCATTTCGAGCGCGGCGCCCGGCGGGCCGGGCGCCGCCTGGAGGACCTCGAGATCGTCTGGGCCGTGCGGACGGGGACGGCCAGCACCACCGAGGAGGCCCGCCGAATGGCGCGTCCGATCGCCGTCCACTGGGGGATCCTGCGCTGGGGTGGCCACTGGCTCGAGCCCGCCGGGCTCCGCGTCCCGAAGCTCGAGATCCCGGACGCGGTGTGGAAAATCTATCCCGATCTCTCGCATGCCCACGACTGGGAGGCGGCCATCGCGGCGACCTCGTTCGTGCCGGACGACGTCGTCGCTCAGCTCTGCGAGGCGCTCGGCCTCATCGGGACGCCCGAGGACTGTGCCGGCCGGATCGTCGAGTTGACCAAGCTCGGCGTGCGGAATCTCTACCTGATGCCGTTCCAGACGTTCGTCGGACCCGAGCCGGAGGTCCGCGCGTTCCGCGACGTCGTCTTCCCGCGGCTCCGCGCGGCCGGTCTCCGCCAGGGGCCTCAGCGGGGAGGAGAGTCGCGGTCATGATCAGCACGTTCTCGTCGCTCTTCGCGGGACACGTGGATCTCGGGGACCCGCCGCGTTGACCAGGACGGACAGTGACCACCCCCCGCGCAGCCCGGCTGGCCCCCTTGACTTCCGTCCGCCACCCTCCTACAAGTACGGCCACGACCTGTCCGGGCTGCGGCGCGTGCAGGCCGTCAGCCCGCCCGCTACCGAAGGAGGATGGTCATGCCCTCCACCGTGACGCTCAGGGTCAACGGCACGACGCACTCGGTCACCGCGGAGCCTGACACCCCGCTGCTCTACGTCCTGCGCAACGATCTCGAGCTGAACGGCGCGAAGTTCGGCTGCGGCCTCGCCCAGTGCGGCGCCTGCACGGTCCTCGTCGACGGCAAGCCGCAGCGCTCGTGCGTGCTGCCCCTTTCCGCCGCAGCCCAGGGTCGCATCACCACGCTCGAGGGGCTCGGCGCGCTGGACCGGCTGCATGCGCTCCAGCGCGCCTTCATCGAGGAGCAGGCCCTCCAGTGTGGCTTCTGCGGCAACGGCATGCTCATGGCCGCCAGGGCCCTGCTCGACCGCACGCCGCGCCCGACCGAGGCGCAGATCAAGGACGCCCTGAACGGTAACCTCTGCCGCTGCGGCGCCCACAACCGCATCGTGCGCGCCGTGCAGCGCGCGGCGAAGGAGATGGCCGGATGAACGCCATCATGCGCCAATCCCGTCGCGAGTTCCTCGAGACCACGGGCGCCCTCGTCGTCGGCTTCACGCTGGCGCCGTCGCTCACCGCGCTGGCCCAGGACGCCAAGCCCGCCCCGTTGCCCGGGAGCCTCAACGCCAATCGCCTGCTCGACGCCTGGCTGCGCGTCAATCCGAACGGCACGGTGACCGTGTTCACCGGGAAGATCGAGCTCGGTCAGGGCATCGCCACCGCGCTGGCCCAGATCGCGGCCGACGAGCTCGATGTCGACTACCCGCGCATCGAGATGGTGACCGGCGACACATCGCGCACCCCGAACGAGGGGTTTACCGCCGGCAGCCTCTCCATGGAGCACAGCGGCACGGCCATCCGCTTCGCGTGCGCCGAAGCGCGCGACATCCTCCTCGGCCTGGCGGCCGACCGGCTCAAGACGCCGGCGAGCGAGCTCCGCGTCAGCGACGGCCGGGTCACCGGCCCCAACGGCGCGACCGCGACCTACTGGGAGCTCACCACCGAGAGCACGTTCAAGCGCGAGGCCACCGCGAAGGCGAAGCCCAAGCTCCCGTCCGAGCACAAGTGGGTGGGCCGGAGCGTCGTCCGCCGCGACCTGGCGCCGAAATGCACCGGGGGTCCGGCCTACGTGCACGACCTGCGCCTGCCCGGCATGGTCTTCGCCCGGGTCGTGCGCCCGCCGTCGCCGCGCGCCCAGCTCGTCGCCCTCGACGAGGCCCCGGTGCGCGCGATGCCCGGCGTCGTCGCCATCGTGCGCGATGGCAGCTTCCTCGCCGTCGCCGCCGAGCGCGAGGAGCAAGCCGTCAAGGCGATGCAGGAGCTCCGCAAGCGCGCCCGGTGGAAGGAAGCCCAGGACCTGCCGCCCGCCGGCGCGGCGCTCTTCGAGCACATGCGACGGCACATGACGGCGCGGGACCAGGTGGTGAGCGAGAAGACGTCGCCGGCGGCGGCGACCGCGGTCAAGCGCCTGGAGGCGACCTACACGCGGCCCTATCAATGCCACGCTTCGCTCGGCCCCTCCTGCGCGGTCGCCCAGATGCGGGACGGCCAGCTCACCGTGTGGACCCACAGCCAGGGCGTGTTCCCGCTGCGCGGCGACCTCGCGCGGGCGCTCGACATGGATCCCAAGCAGATCACCTGCATCCATCGGGAGGGCGCCGGCTGCTACGGCCACAACGGCGCCGACGACGTCGTCCTCGATGCGGCGCTGGTGGCCCGCGCCGCCAACGGCCGGCCGGTGAAGCTGCAGTGGATGCGCGAGGACGAGTTCATGTGGGAGCCGTTCGGCTCGGCGATGCTGATGAAGCTCTCGGGCGCGCTCGACGGGCAAGGCGCCATCGTCGATTGGGTGCACGAGGTGTGGAGCCACCCGCACACCACGCGCCCCGGCGGCCGCGACGGCGTTAATCTGGTCGCCGCCTGGCACCTGGCGACCCCCAAGCAGCCCCCCTTCCCCGCAGACGTCCCCCAGCCGGCCGGCGGCGCGGATCGGAACGCGATTCCGCTGTACGAGTTCCCCAGCCGGAGGATCGTCAAGCACTACCTGCCCGAGATGCCGCTGCGCACCTCGGCGCTCCGCACGCTGGGCGGGTACGCCAACGTGTTCGCGCTCGAGTCGTTCATGGACGAGCTGGCCCTGGCGGCGGACGCCGACCCGGTCGAGTTCCGTCTGCGTCACCTGCGGGATCCCCGGGCGCGCGCGGTCCTCGAGGCCGCGGCGCAGAAGGCGGGCTGGTCGCCGGGCCGGAAGGGCGACGGCTCGCGCGGCCGCGGCGTCGCCTTCGCCAGGTACAAGAACCTCGCATGCTACTGCGCGGTCATGGCCGACGTCGTCGTCAACCGGCGGACCGGGCAGGTGCGCGTGGCCCGGGCGGTGTCGGCGGTCGACGCGGGCCAGATCGTCAATCCCGAAGGCGTGATCAACCAGATCGAAGGCGGCATCGTGCAGTCGACGAGCTGGACGCTGAAGGAGGAGCTGCGCTTCGATCGCACCCGCGTCACGACGCGCAGCTGGGCCGATTACCCGATCCTGACGTTCAACGAGGTCCCGGCCGTCGAGGTGGTGCTGCTGAACCAGCCGAACGAACGCTTTCTCGGCGTGGGCGAGGGCTCCCAGGGTCCTGCCGCCGCCGCCATCGCCAACGCGTTCGCCAACGCCACGGGCCGGCGGATCCGCGACTTGCCGCTGACGCCCGACCGGGTGAAATCGGCGCTCACGTAGCGCTCCGCGCGCCGCCCGCGGCCTCGGACCAGGAGAAAGTCATGGCCACAGGTGGTGCCGATTGCGGCCAAGCTCTTGCTGGGCGCCGGCTAAGGGGGTCTAGGCTGTAGCTACACGCGAGGGGCGCGGATGGCGCCGCGCGAAGTCCTCGGCGATCGCCTCGAAGGTGACGAACCGCACCCCGGCGTGGCCCACCATGTGCCGGTGGAGCCGCTCCAGCATCAGCAGCGCCTGGGGCCGGCCGCAAACGTCGGGATGGATGGACATGGTGAAGACGGCCTCGTCGTGCTCGCGGTACACCCAGTCGAACTGGTCCCGCCACAGCTCCTCGAGGTGGCGGGGGTTCACGAAGCCGTGGCTGTTCGGCGCCTTCTTGATGAACATCATGGGGGGCAGGTCGTCGAGGTACCAGCTGGCGGGGATCTCGATGAGGGCGGTCGGACGGCCGCGGACGAGGGGATGCATCCAGGCGGCGGCGGGCTTCGAGTAGTCGACGTTGGTCCAGCGGTCCCCCACCCGGACGTAATAGGGCTGGAAGTCGTGGTGCATGAGGCTGTGGTCGTAGCGGATCCCGCGCGCGGTGAGGAGGTCGGCCGTGACCGGGCTGAACTCCCACCAGGGGGCGACGTACCCGCGCGGGGCCCGGCCCGACAGGGCGCCCACCAGCTCGATCGTCCGGTCGAGCACGGCCGCCTCCTGCTCGGGGCTCATGGCGCTCGGGTTCTCGTGGCTGTAGCCGTGGAGACCGACCTCGTGGCCGGCCTCGGCCACCATCCGCATCTCGGCCGGGAAGGTCTCGATGGAGTGGCCGGGGATGAACCAGGTCGTCTTGATCCCGAGGCGGTCGAAGAGGGTGAGCAGGCGCGGCGTCCCGATCTCGCCCGCGAAGAGCCCCCGGGAGATGTCGGCCACCGAGTCGTCGCCCCCGTAGGAGCCGAGCCAGCCGGCCACCGCATCGACGTCGACGCCGAACGCGCAGAGGATCTGCTTGGCCATGCTGCGCGTAGGTAGCACCGAAGTCTGCGGCGTGTCAACCGCCGGCCGCCTCCGCCGCCGTCATTGACAGGAGGCGACGGGGTGATTTATACGTGCACCACTTCCCAGGAGGGGTCGACCATGAAGAGTGCCGTCGCCCGATCGTTCGCCGCCGTCCTCGGCCTCGCCGTGCTGCTGGTGGCCGGCCCCGACGCCTCCGCCCAGCAGCTCAAGCTGCGGGCGAGCGGCTCCTTCCCCGCCGGCCACACCGGCAGCATCGCGATGGAAGTCTTCAAGTCGGAGGTCGCGAGACTGACGAAGGGCGCGGTCGCCGTCGAGCTGTTCCCCGGGAACGTGCTCGGGGGGGCCTTCGAGCAGGTCGACCAGGTCCGCACCGGCCAGATCCACATGTCGTGGGCGGGGCCGAGCTTCTACGACCGGCTCGTCCCCGAGTTCAACGCAGCCACCCTGCCCTTTGCGGCGAGCACGGCCAGCCAGGCGTTCTGCCAGATCGACTCCGAGCTGGGCACCTTCCTGGCCGAGCGGGCGTCCGAGAAGGGCGTCCTGGTGCTGGGGTGGGGCTCGAACGGGTTCCGCCACATCACCAACAACAAGCGGCCGATCAAGAAGGTGGACGACCTCAAGGGCCTGAAGATCCGGACGCCCTCCGGCGAGATCTTCTCCCTCGCCTTCCGCGCGGTCGGGGCCAACCCGACCCCCATCGACATCAAGGAGCTCTACCAGGCGCTCCAGCAGGGCGTGGTCGACGGGCAGGAGAACCCGTACGACAACATGTGGGTGCGCAAGTTCCACGAGGTCCAGAAGTACCTCTCGAACAGCGGCCACTTCTACGACTGGGTCGCCTACTTCATGCACAAGCCGACCTTCGACGCCTTGAAACCGGACCAGCAGAAGGCCGTCCGGGAGGCCATGTTCACGGCGGTGTCGTACCAGCGGGCGCTGGCCGAGCGCGAGAACAACGAGGCCCTCGGCAAGCTGGTCAAGGGCGGCATGAAATACGACGAACTGTCGAAGGAGGAGCTGGGCAAGTTCCGCGAGGCCGTCCGCCCCGTCTGGGACAGGATCCGGGAGCGGATCGGGAGCAAGGCGGTCGACCTGGCGGTGAAGGCCGTCAAGGAATGCAGCTGAGCCGCCTGACCGGGTGCTAGCCCTCTACGACCGCACCCTGTCCGCGGTCGACACCGTCTCGTCCTGGATCGTGATGGCGGCCATGGCCATCCTCACCGTCGTCGTCACGGTCCAGGTGTTCTTCCGCTACGTCCTGAACGAGTCGCTGGACTGGGGCTGGGACGTCCCCCGCCTCTGCTTCATCGTGACCGTCCTCCTCGCCATCCCCCTCGCCCTCGCCCGCAACGCCCACGTGGGGGTCGACATGGTGGTCGAGCTCCTGGGCCTCCGGCCGCGGCGGCTCA is a window of Candidatus Methylomirabilota bacterium DNA encoding:
- a CDS encoding antitoxin, RHH family protein yields the protein MPAKNPRVNVVLERPVYVTLARLARRDGTSLSVKARDLLREALESHEDLVLASLAESRERTFDRSRSLSHREVWKAVRKRRRR
- a CDS encoding type II toxin-antitoxin system RelE/ParE family toxin gives rise to the protein MAYLLRYHPAVAEEDVPGIPRNLQARVARALESRLTTAPWQYGVPLRGSLKGYWKLRAGDYRVVFKVVAREVWILTILHRKRVYEKAASRISWRPGAG
- a CDS encoding LLM class flavin-dependent oxidoreductase, with translation MTAPVRVHLRVPGTAPMAELMALVQRIEAAGFDGIGILDSQLLCRDTFVTLGQVATHTSRLALFPAVTNPFTRHASVLAGGIQTVEELAPGRVKFVIGTGYTSASTIGRAPATLAEMRTCIATVKALLAGDAVDFNGTPGRLAYASGRPIPVLMAASGPQAIEVAGEVADGVLLLVGFNPGIVERALAHFERGARRAGRRLEDLEIVWAVRTGTASTTEEARRMARPIAVHWGILRWGGHWLEPAGLRVPKLEIPDAVWKIYPDLSHAHDWEAAIAATSFVPDDVVAQLCEALGLIGTPEDCAGRIVELTKLGVRNLYLMPFQTFVGPEPEVRAFRDVVFPRLRAAGLRQGPQRGGESRS
- a CDS encoding (2Fe-2S)-binding protein — encoded protein: MPSTVTLRVNGTTHSVTAEPDTPLLYVLRNDLELNGAKFGCGLAQCGACTVLVDGKPQRSCVLPLSAAAQGRITTLEGLGALDRLHALQRAFIEEQALQCGFCGNGMLMAARALLDRTPRPTEAQIKDALNGNLCRCGAHNRIVRAVQRAAKEMAG
- a CDS encoding molybdopterin cofactor-binding domain-containing protein, which gives rise to MNAIMRQSRREFLETTGALVVGFTLAPSLTALAQDAKPAPLPGSLNANRLLDAWLRVNPNGTVTVFTGKIELGQGIATALAQIAADELDVDYPRIEMVTGDTSRTPNEGFTAGSLSMEHSGTAIRFACAEARDILLGLAADRLKTPASELRVSDGRVTGPNGATATYWELTTESTFKREATAKAKPKLPSEHKWVGRSVVRRDLAPKCTGGPAYVHDLRLPGMVFARVVRPPSPRAQLVALDEAPVRAMPGVVAIVRDGSFLAVAAEREEQAVKAMQELRKRARWKEAQDLPPAGAALFEHMRRHMTARDQVVSEKTSPAAATAVKRLEATYTRPYQCHASLGPSCAVAQMRDGQLTVWTHSQGVFPLRGDLARALDMDPKQITCIHREGAGCYGHNGADDVVLDAALVARAANGRPVKLQWMREDEFMWEPFGSAMLMKLSGALDGQGAIVDWVHEVWSHPHTTRPGGRDGVNLVAAWHLATPKQPPFPADVPQPAGGADRNAIPLYEFPSRRIVKHYLPEMPLRTSALRTLGGYANVFALESFMDELALAADADPVEFRLRHLRDPRARAVLEAAAQKAGWSPGRKGDGSRGRGVAFARYKNLACYCAVMADVVVNRRTGQVRVARAVSAVDAGQIVNPEGVINQIEGGIVQSTSWTLKEELRFDRTRVTTRSWADYPILTFNEVPAVEVVLLNQPNERFLGVGEGSQGPAAAAIANAFANATGRRIRDLPLTPDRVKSALT
- a CDS encoding polysaccharide deacetylase is translated as MAKQILCAFGVDVDAVAGWLGSYGGDDSVADISRGLFAGEIGTPRLLTLFDRLGIKTTWFIPGHSIETFPAEMRMVAEAGHEVGLHGYSHENPSAMSPEQEAAVLDRTIELVGALSGRAPRGYVAPWWEFSPVTADLLTARGIRYDHSLMHHDFQPYYVRVGDRWTNVDYSKPAAAWMHPLVRGRPTALIEIPASWYLDDLPPMMFIKKAPNSHGFVNPRHLEELWRDQFDWVYREHDEAVFTMSIHPDVCGRPQALLMLERLHRHMVGHAGVRFVTFEAIAEDFARRHPRPSRVATA
- a CDS encoding TRAP transporter substrate-binding protein: MKSAVARSFAAVLGLAVLLVAGPDASAQQLKLRASGSFPAGHTGSIAMEVFKSEVARLTKGAVAVELFPGNVLGGAFEQVDQVRTGQIHMSWAGPSFYDRLVPEFNAATLPFAASTASQAFCQIDSELGTFLAERASEKGVLVLGWGSNGFRHITNNKRPIKKVDDLKGLKIRTPSGEIFSLAFRAVGANPTPIDIKELYQALQQGVVDGQENPYDNMWVRKFHEVQKYLSNSGHFYDWVAYFMHKPTFDALKPDQQKAVREAMFTAVSYQRALAERENNEALGKLVKGGMKYDELSKEELGKFREAVRPVWDRIRERIGSKAVDLAVKAVKECS
- a CDS encoding TRAP transporter small permease subunit, encoding MLALYDRTLSAVDTVSSWIVMAAMAILTVVVTVQVFFRYVLNESLDWGWDVPRLCFIVTVLLAIPLALARNAHVGVDMVVELLGLRPRRLIYRANAVLMAALMLLVAYYAVVLAHATWDQRLPGLDLSVGFFYVALFIAAVHSVLHLVRWLHRGGPPPRVESAP